Proteins from a single region of Bradyrhizobium diazoefficiens:
- a CDS encoding NADPH:quinone oxidoreductase family protein yields MKAILCSQFCQPDDLVLTEVPDPVAGPGEAVIAIKAAALNFFDILMIQGKYQIKPPFPFSPAAEVAGVIESIGPGVTDLKVGDRVVASCGHNGAREKIALPAASIVKIPDNLDYDRAAGIIIIYGTALHALEDRASPKPGETLAVLGAAGGTGLAACELGKLMGLKVIACASSDEKLAFAKAHGAELTLNYGKEDLKEGLRKLTDGKGVDIIFDPVGGAYAEQALRSIAWEGRFLVIGFAAGDIPKMPLNLALLKGCDIRGVFWGAWTRLNPAKNRANLEKLVKWTAEGKISSHVDRTFPLAQTADALKVLAGRKAMGKVILHP; encoded by the coding sequence ATGAAAGCCATCCTCTGCTCGCAATTTTGCCAGCCTGACGATCTCGTGCTCACTGAGGTGCCGGATCCGGTGGCGGGTCCCGGCGAAGCGGTGATCGCGATCAAGGCGGCGGCGCTGAACTTCTTCGACATCCTGATGATCCAGGGCAAGTACCAGATCAAGCCGCCATTCCCGTTCTCGCCGGCCGCCGAGGTCGCCGGCGTGATCGAGAGCATCGGCCCTGGCGTCACTGATCTCAAAGTCGGCGATCGCGTGGTTGCCTCCTGCGGCCACAACGGCGCGCGCGAAAAGATCGCGCTGCCGGCGGCATCTATCGTGAAGATTCCTGACAACCTCGATTATGACCGCGCGGCCGGCATCATCATCATCTACGGCACGGCGCTGCATGCGCTGGAAGATCGCGCCAGCCCGAAGCCGGGCGAGACGCTCGCGGTGCTGGGAGCTGCCGGCGGCACCGGCTTGGCTGCCTGCGAGCTCGGCAAGCTGATGGGCCTGAAGGTCATCGCATGCGCGTCGTCGGACGAGAAGCTCGCATTCGCCAAGGCGCATGGCGCCGAGCTGACGCTGAACTACGGCAAGGAAGATCTGAAGGAAGGCTTGCGCAAGCTCACGGACGGCAAGGGCGTCGACATCATCTTCGATCCGGTCGGTGGAGCGTATGCCGAACAGGCATTGCGCTCGATCGCCTGGGAGGGCCGCTTCCTCGTGATCGGCTTTGCCGCCGGCGACATTCCGAAGATGCCGCTCAACCTCGCTCTTCTCAAGGGCTGCGACATCCGCGGTGTGTTCTGGGGCGCCTGGACCCGGCTCAACCCGGCCAAGAACCGCGCCAATCTCGAAAAGCTCGTGAAGTGGACGGCGGAAGGAAAGATCTCGTCGCATGTCGACCGTACCTTCCCCTTAGCGCAGACCGCCGACGCACTGAAGGTGCTCGCGGGACGAAAGGCCATGGGCAAGGTGATCTTGCATCCGTGA